The following proteins are encoded in a genomic region of Candidatus Polarisedimenticolaceae bacterium:
- a CDS encoding NUDIX domain-containing protein, which produces MRRGRSVLVARRAEDVHQGGAWEFPGGKVEEGEEPEAAALRELEEETGLQAKAAEPLLMFVHDYPDRRLRFHVFLVDDPGGEPRVDGGRPYAWADPASLDALGMPEANRAILKALRWRIA; this is translated from the coding sequence GTGAGGCGCGGCCGGTCGGTGCTCGTCGCGCGGCGCGCCGAGGACGTCCATCAGGGCGGCGCCTGGGAGTTTCCCGGCGGCAAGGTCGAAGAGGGCGAGGAGCCCGAGGCGGCGGCGCTTCGTGAGCTCGAGGAAGAGACCGGGCTCCAGGCGAAGGCTGCCGAGCCCCTCTTGATGTTCGTCCACGACTACCCCGATCGCCGCCTCCGCTTCCACGTCTTCCTCGTCGACGATCCCGGCGGTGAGCCACGCGTCGACGGCGGCAGGCCGTACGCGTGGGCCGACCCCGCCTCGCTCGACGCGCTCGGCATGCCCGAGGCGAACCGCGCGATCCTGAAAGCGCTGCGCTGGCGAATCGCGTGA